A stretch of alpha proteobacterium HIMB59 DNA encodes these proteins:
- a CDS encoding ribose-phosphate diphosphokinase (PFAM: Phosphoribosyl transferase domain~TIGRFAM: ribose-phosphate pyrophosphokinase) produces the protein MKIISGNSNLELAQEIAQYTKNSLADTTMTRFSDKEIFVEIGENVRGEDVFLIQSTSFPANDNLMELLVAIDALKRGSAARITAVLPYFGYARQDRKTGPRTPISAKLVANLITTAGANRVLTMDLHAGQIQGFFDIPLDNLYASNLFIADIKDKKREENLVFVSPDVGGVLRARSFAKKLNADLAIIDKRRDAPGVSNAMNVIGSVENKKCIIVDDLVDSGGTICNAAKALLDNGATSVYGYCSHGVYSGKALDNINNSVLEEMVCTNSIKPTFDVPKSMRYLSVAPLFGEAIMRINTETSISSLFD, from the coding sequence ATGAAGATAATTTCTGGTAATAGCAACCTAGAATTAGCCCAAGAAATCGCTCAATATACAAAAAATTCTTTAGCAGATACAACCATGACTAGATTCTCTGATAAAGAGATATTTGTAGAAATTGGAGAAAACGTTAGAGGAGAAGATGTCTTTCTAATTCAATCTACGTCATTTCCAGCAAATGATAATTTAATGGAACTCTTAGTGGCCATAGATGCCTTGAAAAGAGGTTCTGCTGCTAGAATTACTGCTGTACTTCCCTACTTTGGTTATGCACGCCAAGATCGTAAAACTGGTCCTAGAACACCGATATCTGCAAAACTTGTTGCTAATCTTATTACAACAGCTGGTGCAAATAGAGTTTTGACTATGGATTTACATGCGGGTCAAATACAAGGATTTTTTGATATTCCCCTCGATAACCTATATGCTTCAAATCTTTTTATCGCCGATATCAAAGACAAAAAAAGAGAAGAAAACTTAGTGTTTGTATCTCCTGATGTTGGAGGAGTATTAAGAGCTAGATCTTTTGCTAAAAAATTAAATGCAGATTTAGCCATTATAGATAAAAGAAGAGATGCTCCTGGGGTATCAAACGCTATGAATGTAATTGGCTCAGTTGAAAACAAAAAATGTATCATTGTGGATGATTTGGTTGACTCAGGTGGAACTATCTGTAACGCAGCAAAAGCTTTGTTAGATAACGGAGCGACTAGCGTTTATGGTTATTGCTCTCATGGAGTCTATTCTGGCAAGGCTCTTGACAACATCAATAACTCTGTTTTAGAGGAAATGGTTTGTACAAACTCAATAAAGCCAACATTTGATGTACCCAAATCCATGCGATATCTATCTGTGGCCCCCCTTTTTGGTGAGGCAATTATGCGTATTAATACCGAAACTTCTATCTCTTCTCTATTTGATTAA
- a CDS encoding Prolipoprotein diacylglyceryl transferase (PFAM: Prolipoprotein diacylglyceryl transferase~TIGRFAM: prolipoprotein diacylglyceryl transferase), whose protein sequence is MFEYPEFLSPVAFEFFGLAIRWYSLSYILGFIYFYIFAASHLNDFNLDKKKLDDLFFYLFLSVIIGGRLGYVIFYNFSFYSSNPLDILKVWEGGMSFHGALFGIILTTIIFTKIYSIKLFLLADLLSITAPLGIFLGRLSNFTNQELIGRKTDFFISIRYSGEEFYRHLSQIYEAVFEGLIPFIILFCIFKLLKKIPKGLITSIFLINYSIVRFLIEYLREPDVQIGIKYNLFTQGQILSIPILFIGLVILYLCLYNKK, encoded by the coding sequence GTGTTTGAATATCCTGAATTTTTATCACCGGTAGCTTTTGAATTTTTTGGCTTAGCCATTCGTTGGTACAGTCTTTCTTATATATTGGGTTTTATTTATTTTTATATATTTGCAGCATCTCATCTTAATGATTTTAACTTAGATAAAAAGAAATTAGATGATTTATTTTTTTATTTATTTTTATCAGTAATTATTGGTGGAAGATTAGGCTATGTTATCTTTTATAATTTTTCATTTTATTCATCTAACCCCCTAGATATATTAAAAGTATGGGAAGGTGGAATGTCATTTCATGGGGCCCTATTTGGAATTATATTGACCACAATTATATTCACCAAAATTTATTCCATTAAATTATTTCTACTTGCTGATTTATTAAGTATTACTGCACCCTTGGGAATTTTTTTAGGAAGATTATCTAATTTTACAAATCAAGAACTCATTGGCAGAAAAACTGATTTTTTTATAAGTATTCGATATTCTGGTGAAGAATTTTATAGACATTTATCTCAAATTTATGAGGCAGTATTCGAAGGTCTTATTCCTTTTATAATTTTATTTTGTATTTTTAAATTATTAAAAAAAATTCCAAAAGGTCTGATAACAAGTATCTTTTTAATTAATTATTCAATCGTAAGATTTCTAATTGAATACTTAAGGGAGCCAGATGTTCAAATCGGAATTAAATATAATCTTTTTACTCAAGGTCAAATTTTAAGCATTCCAATTTTATTCATTGGTTTGGTGATTTTATATTTATGTCTGTACAACAAAAAATAG
- a CDS encoding LSU ribosomal protein L25P (PFAM: Ribosomal L25p family~TIGRFAM: ribosomal protein L25, Ctc-form): MKISGNIPGKERKKGNTNPYLKDGLIPSIIYGGSADPLMVAVDRIQLKKRFEEGGFYSKIFEVDLGEKKEPVVVKSIQRHKVKNHPIHVDFQRVDDKTRIVISVPIEFVDQETSPGLKQGGVLNVVRREIELSCLANNIPEKFVISLEGREIGDDIRLSSVTLGEGMKPTILGRDFMLATIQAPKVEKEPQATEEASEETEATEEKKEEKAAE, from the coding sequence ATGAAAATTAGTGGAAATATACCTGGAAAAGAAAGAAAAAAAGGCAATACGAATCCTTATTTAAAGGATGGCCTAATCCCTTCAATAATTTATGGAGGAAGTGCCGACCCTCTTATGGTTGCTGTCGACAGAATTCAATTAAAAAAACGTTTTGAAGAAGGTGGATTTTACTCAAAAATCTTTGAAGTTGATTTAGGTGAAAAAAAAGAGCCTGTAGTTGTTAAAAGCATTCAAAGACATAAAGTTAAAAATCATCCTATCCACGTAGATTTTCAAAGAGTAGATGATAAAACAAGAATCGTCATCTCTGTTCCTATAGAGTTTGTTGATCAGGAAACTTCACCTGGATTAAAACAAGGTGGTGTCCTGAATGTTGTTCGAAGAGAAATTGAACTAAGTTGTCTAGCTAATAATATCCCAGAAAAATTTGTTATTTCTTTAGAAGGAAGAGAAATTGGAGATGATATCAGATTAAGCTCTGTTACATTAGGTGAAGGTATGAAGCCAACAATTTTAGGAAGAGACTTCATGCTAGCAACTATCCAAGCTCCAAAAGTAGAAAAAGAACCTCAAGCTACTGAAGAGGCCTCTGAAGAGACAGAAGCAACAGAAGAAAAGAAAGAAGAAAAAGCAGCAGAATAA
- a CDS encoding aminoacyl-tRNA hydrolase (PFAM: Peptidyl-tRNA hydrolase~TIGRFAM: peptidyl-tRNA hydrolase), translating to MLTLFCLGNPTLKHKYNRHNAGLLLGEFLIEKMDLSIKKFKHYKLSNSFLLDGVQCQIALSENYMNESGLGVLSLKTTKLKKSDELFVLYDELDLGLGEVKIKFAGGNAGHNGLRSISGKIGENYWKLRIGIGHPGHKDMVTKHVLGNFKENEKKDLYALFEIIHLNLSQIFVSKHLSNLGI from the coding sequence ATGCTTACTTTATTCTGTTTAGGTAATCCCACTTTAAAACACAAATATAACAGACATAACGCTGGTTTATTACTTGGTGAGTTTCTCATTGAGAAAATGGACTTAAGTATTAAGAAATTTAAGCATTATAAATTGTCTAACTCATTTTTATTAGATGGGGTTCAATGTCAAATAGCTTTATCAGAAAATTATATGAATGAGTCTGGTCTTGGGGTTTTGAGTCTTAAAACAACAAAATTAAAAAAAAGTGATGAACTTTTTGTTTTATACGACGAGCTAGATTTAGGTCTTGGAGAGGTAAAAATTAAGTTTGCAGGTGGTAATGCAGGACATAATGGTTTAAGAAGTATTTCTGGAAAAATTGGAGAGAATTACTGGAAATTAAGAATTGGAATTGGACACCCTGGACACAAAGATATGGTAACTAAGCATGTCCTCGGAAATTTTAAAGAAAATGAAAAAAAAGATTTATATGCACTATTTGAAATCATACACCTTAACCTCTCTCAAATATTTGTTTCAAAACATTTATCGAATTTGGGTATTTAA
- a CDS encoding YfiH family protein (PFAM: Multi-copper polyphenol oxidoreductase laccase~TIGRFAM: uncharacterized protein, YfiH family), with protein sequence MKKFIRYKFFSKNHGSSTGIYKSLNCGLKSFDNKKNVKLNLNLAKRSLFKKDKNLIIPDQYHSSKCLVAKANNPYPKCDALVTSDNSLILGITTADCLPIIFYDPKNQVIGIAHAGWKGLVKGVIQNTVKKMISLGAQNKSIKSIIGPCIRVKSYEVNEEFVNKLKTQYQRFAIRQTQKIYFDLPKLAKYILSESNISSVHDIKKNTFLDKNYFSFRESKKKKYRDYGRNINLISII encoded by the coding sequence ATGAAAAAATTTATTCGCTATAAATTTTTTTCCAAAAATCATGGTTCCTCAACAGGAATTTATAAATCTTTAAATTGTGGACTTAAATCGTTTGATAATAAAAAAAATGTTAAACTAAATTTAAATTTAGCTAAGAGATCTTTGTTTAAAAAAGATAAGAACTTAATAATTCCTGATCAATATCATTCAAGTAAATGCTTAGTCGCAAAAGCTAATAATCCTTATCCTAAATGTGATGCTCTAGTTACATCAGATAATTCATTAATATTAGGAATAACCACCGCTGATTGCCTTCCAATCATCTTTTATGATCCTAAAAATCAGGTAATTGGAATTGCGCATGCTGGATGGAAAGGATTAGTTAAGGGTGTGATTCAGAATACTGTAAAAAAAATGATTAGCTTAGGTGCTCAAAATAAATCAATAAAATCAATTATTGGGCCTTGTATAAGAGTAAAGTCATATGAGGTAAATGAGGAATTCGTTAATAAATTAAAAACCCAATACCAAAGATTTGCTATCAGGCAAACGCAAAAAATATACTTCGACTTACCGAAATTAGCTAAATATATCCTATCAGAGTCAAATATTTCATCGGTACATGATATAAAAAAAAATACTTTCTTAGATAAGAATTACTTTAGTTTTCGTGAAAGCAAGAAAAAGAAATATAGGGACTATGGGAGAAATATAAATTTAATTTCTATAATTTAA
- a CDS encoding hypothetical protein (PFAM: Uncharacterized ACR, COG1565), with the protein MSVQQKIDLAIRASGSISIQDFVEISNFSKKDGFYNSKEIKKIGNKGHFITSPEISSLFGICLTNQFLSAFPDTKEVHLIEFGPGNGYLTLDILNYLKSKKIEVQKISILEKSDFFIKEIKKKIPSAEVFDDLQNIKINPNITSFFYSNEFFDAFGSKQYIHQNQKFNEIKITKINNEYKLVYEENLISVHLKNRYSNYEFEDKDILEHSVLIDNLLVQLKEKLKKIFFLVQLIMDT; encoded by the coding sequence ATGTCTGTACAACAAAAAATAGATTTGGCTATAAGGGCCTCTGGCAGTATAAGCATCCAAGATTTTGTTGAAATATCTAATTTCTCAAAAAAAGATGGTTTTTATAATTCTAAAGAAATAAAAAAAATTGGAAACAAAGGACATTTTATTACCTCGCCAGAAATATCATCTTTATTTGGTATATGTCTAACTAATCAATTTTTATCTGCATTTCCTGATACAAAAGAAGTTCATTTAATTGAATTTGGGCCAGGTAATGGATATTTGACCCTTGATATCTTGAACTATTTAAAATCAAAAAAGATAGAAGTTCAAAAGATTTCGATATTAGAGAAAAGTGATTTCTTCATCAAAGAGATAAAAAAAAAGATACCCTCAGCTGAGGTTTTTGATGATCTACAAAATATTAAAATTAATCCAAATATTACCTCGTTTTTTTATTCTAATGAATTCTTCGATGCTTTTGGATCAAAACAATACATTCATCAAAATCAAAAGTTCAATGAAATAAAAATAACAAAAATTAATAATGAATATAAATTAGTATATGAAGAAAATTTAATTTCTGTACACTTGAAAAATAGATATTCCAATTATGAATTTGAAGATAAAGACATACTAGAACATTCAGTCTTAATTGATAATCTCTTAGTACAATTAAAAGAAAAATTAAAAAAAATTTTTTTTTTAGTACAACTGATTATGGATACTTAA